Proteins encoded within one genomic window of Cucumis sativus cultivar 9930 chromosome 3, Cucumber_9930_V3, whole genome shotgun sequence:
- the LOC101208095 gene encoding heavy metal-associated isoprenylated plant protein 31 produces the protein MSMVEVRVPNLDCEGCASKLKKALFKLKGVEEVEVEIEMQKITVRGYGLEERKVVKAIKRAGKAAEGWPFPGYSSHYTSFYKYPSYIANHYYDTYGGHNSNSNSNSNYSTTTTSSNKHHHHHHHHLNISNSNNCSSQLHTFFQTPSLYSLALSSDHAIASLFSDDNPHACSIM, from the exons ATGTCT aTGGTGGAGGTTAGAGTTCCAAATCTCGACTGTGAGGGGTGCGCTTCGAAGTTAAAGAAAGCTCTTTTCAAGCTTAAAG gaGTTGAAGAAGTGGAGGTGGAAATAGAGATGCAAAAAATAACAGTAAGAGGGTATGGattggaagagagaaaagtgGTGAAGGCAATAAAGAGAGCTGGAAAAGCAGCAGAAGGATGGCCATTTCCAGGATATTCATCTCATTACACTTCCTTCTATAAATACCCTTCTTATATAGCCAACCATTATTATGACACCTACGGGGGCCacaattccaattccaattccaattccaactattctactactactacttCCTCAAAtaaacatcatcatcatcatcatcatcatctcaatatttctaattcaaataattgttCTTCCCAGCTTCACACTTTCTTTCAAACTCCTTCCCTTTACTCTCTTGCTCTCTCCTCTGACCATGCCATTGCTTCCCTTTTTAGTGATGACAATCCTCATGCTTGTTCTATCATGtga
- the LOC101214579 gene encoding low-temperature-induced 65 kDa protein isoform X2, with the protein MDSQIPPHHHHHHHHPLGLHQSHVEGKEELQEGDQEHHEKKSVLKKVKAKAKKIKDTITKHGHGHDHHDEEDVSDDEEDEVVEDPEIQGAPLYEGAAMRSAVAGKGQHQDVGIGTGTTRMMHNEPPPARREITSRPSAVDTGFTSIHNTTANYKVDDSNVAPNTTMSLSPWKLEDDPHAPKDPHAPHISEVKVHDPSNRGSEEAAGRSQVFDSFARMKVDDKEPNRTGSPRGLVQEQGGEDQTNYAQKISAVGSAVSGKAVAAKDFVASKLGYGETTEETTTNKSSSSSPLEYGKKIALTVTEKLKPGEEDRALSEVISEAWTRRKDEVVKVGESAFGRPPSKGEVTESEELTRRLGKEDKEATEKSSVARAAAATGRSVVGMVKDTVGSWLGNAGEQSVPSQQSLGTSQGVEGFVDSSSSRRQAEHGGKGAEVRRLQGSAN; encoded by the exons ATGGACTCACAAATCCCCCCTCATCACCATCACCATCACCACCATCCCCTTGGACTTCACCAAA GTCATGTGGAGGGAAAAGAAGAACTACAAGAAGGGGACCAGGAGCATCATGAGAAGAAGTCAGTGTTGAAGAAAGTGAAGGCGAAAGCTAAGAAGATTAAAGACACTATTACGAAGCACGGCCATGGCCATGATCATCATGACGAAGAAGACGTCAGTGATGACGAGGAGGATGAAGTTGTAGAAGATCCTGAAATCCAGGGTGCACCAT TATATGAAGGTGCTGCAATGAGGAGTGCCGTGGCTGGGAAAGGGCAGCATCAAGATGTCGGAATTGGAACTGGAACGACGAGAATGATGCACAATGAGCCGCCTCCAGCTCGAAGGGAAATCACAAGTCGTCCCTCTGCTGTTGACACTGGTTTTACTTCCATCCATAATACCACAGCAAATTATAAAGTAGACGACTCCAATGTTGCCCCGAACACCACCATGTCTCTATCTCCATGGAAATTGGAGGATGATCCTCACGCGCCTAAGGACCCTCATGCTCCTCATATCTCCGAGGTCAAAGTTCACGATCCCTCTAACAGAG GGAGCGAAGAGGCAGCAGGGAGATCTCAAGTCTTCGATTCATTTGCAAGAATGAAAGTTGACGACAAAGAACCGAACCGCACCGGTTCACCACGTGGATTAGTCCAAGAACAAGGAGGAGAAGACCAGACCAACTACGCCCAAAAAATCTCAGCCGTGGGTTCAGCAGTGAGTGGAAAAGCAGTAGCAGCGAAGGATTTTGTGGCATCAAAGCTAGGGTATGGAGAAACAACTGAGGAAACCACCACCAACAAGTCATCTTCGTCTTCACCGTTAGAGTACGGCAAAAAGATAGCATTAACAGTGACAGAGAAGTTAAAGCCAGGGGAAGAAGACAGAGCATTGTCAGAAGTAATTTCAGAGGCTTGGACTAGAAGGAAGGATGAGGTAGTTAAAGTTGGAGAAAGTGCTTTTGGACGGCCACCCTCTAAAGGGGAGGTGACGGAGTCGGAGGAGTTGACACGGCGGCTTGGGAAAGAGGATAAGGAAGCGACAGAGAAATCCTCTGTTGCGAGGGCTGCAGCAGCGACAGGGAGGAGTGTGGTGGGTATGGTGAAAGATACGGTGGGGTCGTGGCTGGGAAATGCTGGAGAGCAATCGGTGCCATCGCAACAATCACTTGGTACTTCACAAG GTGTCGAGGGTTTTGTGGATTCTTCTTCATCACGGCGGCAGGCGGAGCATGGTGGTAAGGGGGCGGAGGTGCGGAGACTTCAGGGTTCGGCGAATTAA
- the LOC101207854 gene encoding phospholipase A1-Ibeta2, chloroplastic, producing the protein MQVINSTIPPQNLSQFHLRRSSFKYQISPLNPSAPKITSFRSAAVAVHVTRRHLANLDKLLNKTDPPLKVDPQPVHKDPNKVSPMPIKGKGLLESLNLARLWPEVKAAEDMSPRNLNRLQRLLSKTVEYSPRNALGQRWREYHGCNDWSGLLDPLDENLRREVVRYGEFVQAAYHAFHSNPTTSPNEPPLPRHVALPDRSYKVTKSLYATSSVGLPGWIDEVAPDLGWMTQRSSWVGYVAVCDDRREIARMGRRDIVIALRGTATCLEWAENVRAQLTNVPADVDTKDGGDPKVECGFLSLYKTAGAHVKSLSESVVEEIRRLTELYKGETLSITVTGHSLGAALAILVADEISVCSAEVPPVAVFSFGGPRVGNKIFADRIKSRNVKVLRIVNSQDLITQVPPNPMTYSHVGTELRVETKMSPFLKPNADIACCHDLEAYLHLVDGFMSSKCPFRPNAKRSLVRLVQDQRGNMKKLYMRKVKDLGFNPELQTVGCLPSPS; encoded by the coding sequence ATGCAAGTAATTAATTCAACAATCCCCCCTCAAAATCTCTCCCAATTTCACCTCCGCCGCTCCTCTTTCAAGTACCAAATCTCTCCTTTGAACCCCTCTGCCCCCAAGATAACTTCCTTTAGATCCGCCGCTGTCGCGGTTCATGTCACTCGCCGCCATCTCGCTAACCTCGACAAGTTGCTCAACAAAACCGATCCACCTCTCAAGGTTGACCCCCAGCCGGTTCATAAGGACCCCAACAAGGTATCCCCCATGCCCATTAAAGGAAAGGGCCTTTTGGAAAGCCTCAACCTTGCCAGACTCTGGCCGGAAGTCAAGGCCGCTGAGGACATGTCCCCTAGAAATTTGAACCGGTTGCAGCGCCTACTGTCTAAGACAGTTGAGTATTCACCAAGAAACGCCCTCGGCCAGCGCTGGCGCGAGTACCACGGCTGCAACGACTGGTCCGGTTTACTTGACCCTCTCGACGAAAACCTTCGCCGTGAAGTTGTCCGTTATGGTGAGTTCGTACAAGCCGCATACCATGCCTTCCACTCAAACCCCACCACATCACCCAACGAGCCCCCACTCCCTCGCCACGTGGCGCTTCCCGATAGATCTTACAAAGTCACAAAGAGTCTCTACGCCACATCATCGGTCGGCTTACCCGGTTGGATCGATGAGGTCGCTCCCGATCTCGGCTGGATGACCCAACGGTCGAGTTGGGTTGGATACGTGGCTGTTTGCGACGATCGTCGTGAGATTGCTCGTATGGGACGACGTGATATAGTCATAGCCCTTCGTGGCACTGCCACCTGTCTCGAATGGGCCGAAAATGTTAGAGCCCAACTCACCAACGTCCCTGCTGACGTTGACACCAAAGACGGAGGTGACCCGAAAGTGGAGTGTGGATTTCTAAGTCTGTATAAAACTGCAGGAGCACACGTGAAGAGCTTATCAGAATCAGTGGTAGAGGAGATTCGACGATTGACAGAGTTGTACAAAGGAGAAACTCTAAGCATCACAGTCACTGGACATAGCCTGGGTGCAGCATTAGCTATTCTCGTTGCAGACGAGATCAGTGTTTGTTCAGCAGAGGTTCCGCCGGTAGCGGTGTTCTCATTTGGCGGACCCCGTGTAGGGAACAAAATATTCGCAGATCGAATAAAATCTCGAAACGTCAAGGTACTGCGGATCGTTAACTCACAAGACCTGATAACACAGGTACCACCAAATCCAATGACATACTCACACGTTGGAACCGAGCTTCGAGTGGAGACGAAGATGTCACCATTCTTGAAACCCAACGCGGACATAGCATGTTGTCATGATTTAGAAGCGTATTTGCATCTGGTGGATGGATTCATGTCATCAAAATGTCCGTTTCGGCCGAATGCAAAACGGAGTTTAGTGCGCTTGGTGCAAGATCAAAGGGGGAATATGAAGAAATTGTATATGAGGAAGGTGAAGGATTTAGGGTTCAATCCGGAGTTGCAAACGGTGGGGTGTTTGCCGAGTCCCTCTTGA
- the LOC101214579 gene encoding low-temperature-induced 65 kDa protein isoform X1: MDSQIPPHHHHHHHHPLGLHQTLVGHVEGKEELQEGDQEHHEKKSVLKKVKAKAKKIKDTITKHGHGHDHHDEEDVSDDEEDEVVEDPEIQGAPLYEGAAMRSAVAGKGQHQDVGIGTGTTRMMHNEPPPARREITSRPSAVDTGFTSIHNTTANYKVDDSNVAPNTTMSLSPWKLEDDPHAPKDPHAPHISEVKVHDPSNRGSEEAAGRSQVFDSFARMKVDDKEPNRTGSPRGLVQEQGGEDQTNYAQKISAVGSAVSGKAVAAKDFVASKLGYGETTEETTTNKSSSSSPLEYGKKIALTVTEKLKPGEEDRALSEVISEAWTRRKDEVVKVGESAFGRPPSKGEVTESEELTRRLGKEDKEATEKSSVARAAAATGRSVVGMVKDTVGSWLGNAGEQSVPSQQSLGTSQGVEGFVDSSSSRRQAEHGGKGAEVRRLQGSAN; this comes from the exons ATGGACTCACAAATCCCCCCTCATCACCATCACCATCACCACCATCCCCTTGGACTTCACCAAA CATTGGTAGGTCATGTGGAGGGAAAAGAAGAACTACAAGAAGGGGACCAGGAGCATCATGAGAAGAAGTCAGTGTTGAAGAAAGTGAAGGCGAAAGCTAAGAAGATTAAAGACACTATTACGAAGCACGGCCATGGCCATGATCATCATGACGAAGAAGACGTCAGTGATGACGAGGAGGATGAAGTTGTAGAAGATCCTGAAATCCAGGGTGCACCAT TATATGAAGGTGCTGCAATGAGGAGTGCCGTGGCTGGGAAAGGGCAGCATCAAGATGTCGGAATTGGAACTGGAACGACGAGAATGATGCACAATGAGCCGCCTCCAGCTCGAAGGGAAATCACAAGTCGTCCCTCTGCTGTTGACACTGGTTTTACTTCCATCCATAATACCACAGCAAATTATAAAGTAGACGACTCCAATGTTGCCCCGAACACCACCATGTCTCTATCTCCATGGAAATTGGAGGATGATCCTCACGCGCCTAAGGACCCTCATGCTCCTCATATCTCCGAGGTCAAAGTTCACGATCCCTCTAACAGAG GGAGCGAAGAGGCAGCAGGGAGATCTCAAGTCTTCGATTCATTTGCAAGAATGAAAGTTGACGACAAAGAACCGAACCGCACCGGTTCACCACGTGGATTAGTCCAAGAACAAGGAGGAGAAGACCAGACCAACTACGCCCAAAAAATCTCAGCCGTGGGTTCAGCAGTGAGTGGAAAAGCAGTAGCAGCGAAGGATTTTGTGGCATCAAAGCTAGGGTATGGAGAAACAACTGAGGAAACCACCACCAACAAGTCATCTTCGTCTTCACCGTTAGAGTACGGCAAAAAGATAGCATTAACAGTGACAGAGAAGTTAAAGCCAGGGGAAGAAGACAGAGCATTGTCAGAAGTAATTTCAGAGGCTTGGACTAGAAGGAAGGATGAGGTAGTTAAAGTTGGAGAAAGTGCTTTTGGACGGCCACCCTCTAAAGGGGAGGTGACGGAGTCGGAGGAGTTGACACGGCGGCTTGGGAAAGAGGATAAGGAAGCGACAGAGAAATCCTCTGTTGCGAGGGCTGCAGCAGCGACAGGGAGGAGTGTGGTGGGTATGGTGAAAGATACGGTGGGGTCGTGGCTGGGAAATGCTGGAGAGCAATCGGTGCCATCGCAACAATCACTTGGTACTTCACAAG GTGTCGAGGGTTTTGTGGATTCTTCTTCATCACGGCGGCAGGCGGAGCATGGTGGTAAGGGGGCGGAGGTGCGGAGACTTCAGGGTTCGGCGAATTAA
- the LOC101208339 gene encoding heavy metal-associated isoprenylated plant protein 39: MAQKVVLKVMTMTDEKTKQKAIEAAADIYGVDSIAADLKDQKLTVIGSMDAVAIVKKLKKVGKVDIISVGPAKEEKKEEKKEEKKDEKKDEKKEEPKKEEPKKEEKK; encoded by the exons ATGGCTCAg AAAGTTGTGCTGAAGGTGATGACGATGACAGACGAGAAGACGAAGCAGAAAGCAATCGAAGCTGCAGCAGACATCTACG GTGTTGATTCGATCGCGGCGGATCTGAAGGATCAGAAATTGACGGTGATAGGATCGATGGACGCGGTTGCGATtgtgaagaaattgaagaaagtaGGTAAAGTGGATATAATATCAGTCGGACCTGcgaaggaagagaagaaagaagagaagaaagaggaaaagaaggatgagaaaaaagatgagaagAAAGAGGAACCCAAGAAAGAGGAGCccaagaaagaggaaaaaaagtaa